The Cicer arietinum cultivar CDC Frontier isolate Library 1 chromosome 1, Cicar.CDCFrontier_v2.0, whole genome shotgun sequence genome contains the following window.
TGATTTTGAACATAAGAAGTCCATAATAATGTATGTTTGATAAATAATCAGATTTGTAGGCATAAGAGGCACCTGAGGCTCAAAATCCTCTGAGAGAAGTATATTAGAAGCCTTGATATCTTTGtgaataatccttctttgacaTCCCTCATGCAGATAACGAAGACCCTCAGCAGTCCCCATAGCAATCTTAAATCTAAGGCTCCAATTCAGTTTCTCTCTAGGTCCTGAAATCCATAAAAGGAAAGATTGTGTGTTTAGTTATGCGgtgacaaaaattgattttgaataaattgattttgttgactcaaattaattgttaaaaatcaattcttgaggcataagctccagattataaattcaaattagaATCAATTCTATTCGAACAcatttaattttcaaacatattaaaatcaattctacACTTCTAGAATCAATTTTACCTTTTTACCTCATCCAAAAGTGAAACTATACATACATGGCATAGAAATAGAAATTTTGAAACATACCATAAAGTAAGGATGACAAGCTTCCATGAGGAGACAACTGAAGAACAAGAAACATTCCACCTTCAACACCATATCCAATCAATCTAGCAATATTGGGGTGGTCAACATGCACTATAATGCCAAGCTCAGACAAGAAATCTGCAGTCATTTCTTCTTGGCACCCTCTTGTCAACCTTTTAATGGCAACAAAGTTTCCATCTTCCAATTTTCCTAAGTAAACCTCAGCATAGCCTCCCTCTCCAATCAAATTatcttcaaaaacaaatataaaatagctTATAAGCCTAACAAACACGATATCAACTGGTATTGTTAAATAGCAGCATTATAAAGTTAAAGCAcagcagaatttgaacaaatcattattattcctcaatatgttatttatacaaaatattgtcaaataacAGCTATGCAAGCATCGTTGCATgacagaatttgaacaaactgctATTTTCTGCAATTGACGACATTGATGTCAAcatggaaaaaaaatatgtttcttcAAGATATTCATACCATGGCTAAAGTCATTGGTTGCAGCTTGAATCTCCGAGAGAGTAAAATTTTTCCATGAAGATTTGAAGCAGCAAAACTCAGAGTCAAAAGATGACTGTAGAGCTGGAGAATTGAGAGATGGAATGAGATCCTCCCTAATTCTTTTGCTTTTTCTTCTAGTAAGTTTTGGAACATTTTTCAACGGATGAAAAGTTTGAAAAGGCATTTGGGAACCCTTTTTGAGTAATTTAAAGAAACCACGCCactgattattattattaagatttCCTCTTAAACCTGCTTGGCCCTCAGAATCAGAAGTACTTGCCCTTGAACTTGGTGTTTCAGATTCTTGACTTCTAGGAGAATACTCAGTTTGGCTTCCCTCTTCAATGTCTAAGTTTGCAAAATCTAATATGGTATTCAATTCAGCATTAATAGCACATTATATAAACTAGCATGCAGAAAGAAAGACACACTACGTAATGAATAACTAATGCTATACAATTAATTAGTggaattaacataaaaaaatttgagagagaaaagagaaaataatggAGATTAATTTAGTACCAATACTAGAAAAAGAATCAGAAAATCCAGGTCGAGGTCGTCTGCCTTTTACAGAAGGACTCTCCTTTTTATCTACTTGTTTTTTTTCTGACTTGTGGACGTTATTGCTGCCATTATAATCACTATGTTAGcacacaataaatatatatttatttataatgtagAATGAATGTGAAAGAATGTACATTgtcataaattcaaataaataaacaatatatataatgataCGATACGACCCCGAtagcataataataataagaagaagaacATAAGAAATGAGattgaattgaaaataataCCTCGAGGAATGAGGTGGTTGTGGTTCTCCTCGTAATTCATCGCTCATGGTAGCAATGAGAAGGGGTAAGAGGAGAGTCCGAGAACCAAAAAAGGAAGCGTAGCCACGGGAATGACGCGCACAAGAATAGAGTTAGAAAGGAAAGACAATAACAAAATGAGAGATGGAGGAAATCAAACTTGTTAGTTAGCGGTTCGCATCATTTCTCTTTTTCCTGCCTTATTACTTGTTTCTACACACCGATTTTTTATGCCCAAATTACGCTATTCATTTTTTTACCTTCATTGCTATTCCTATTCTTATTACATTGCATTGTATTATTATATCAACAACAATAAGACCGTATAAAATACAATATCACGTGGAATTCTCTTTAtctatatactatatatatgttGATATTTCATGTGAATTCATCagcattttttaaaagaaacataGTATGTTTCTAGCTCAAATTATCTCTAACCGAACTATTTAGAGCTTCTCTTTTTATGATCCTTATgacaaaaaaatcttaaaattatacaattttattgaaaaatattgttgtttgatttggaaatttttttaaagtgagaTTAGATTTAAGGTGTAAACATTTATAAGCATATATAACAAATTAGATATACGCATCGAATAATTAAAGTGTAAAGACAAATTAAGATATGAAGTATGGAAAAGTGTATTTTTTCCGGATTAATTTTACGTGTATCAAATGGATACTTTTAAATtcaagtaaaatttaaaaaagaaacttagaaatattttaatatataattttaaaaaaagataaatataactaaatggtaattttttataaaagaataaatttacatatatatagccaaatattaacattaaaatttacaaaaatatttttggtagaggattacaaaatatttgtaatacgaaaaaatcaacataataaatttttttaaagtaacaaATGCCATAATGAATTCACATGTTTAATAAAATCCAGAAGAGCTGTGCTTTTACACTTTATGGTTTAGTTAATTTGAGCACTAATCAATAATCATTATGTAGACACCATACTAGTGTTTGCCACTCATAGGTCACAAAGTTTCAAATCCTACTGAAAACAAATGGAATGAGaaagaaatatattatattatttattccaTATGTAGCCTTGGATGAACAAGTAGTGAAAATCTCCTAAAAGGACattaatgagaagaaaaaaaaaagtcagtTCCTCAATTCAAAATTACAGtaatagaaatttaaagaatatatagtTTTTCACTAAATactccattttaaaatataaataaaaaattatcaacaaaaatcgatgtatttaatttaaaatttaaactaaataatcaattttctttgactactttttttatattttaggacGGAAGAGtaataattaatatgtaatttcaatttaaaaaatgatactGAAGCAGGAGAAAAATCAGGTATTACAGGGTAGGAATAATTCTATGTGATTATTAAAGTTCCTCTATCTAAGATAAATTAATGAACATTGCGAGTAATCAATCCTTCAAATATAGTATAGAGATCTTTGTTTTCTGGCCCAAATATCTCATCAGCTTTCTTTAGTGTCTCCTGCAATTTTTCACACACAGAGAGGAAGCCAATTAAGTTCAATTCAGATATAATTAAATGTTACCATAACAAAAGTGGAGGAGAATTAAGCATTAGAGAGGGAAGCAAGCATGAATATTCACCTCTTTTGTTAGTTTATTGGAATTCAGTTCCTTAACATTTGCTAAAAATGCACCAAACTGCTCATAAGACAAACGGCTCctaataatgaattaattaattagcaCTCAAAAGTTAAGTAtcaaactcaaacaagtgtaCATGCTATTATACTTAATCTTCATATTCAAATGAAAGAAACAACAGTAAGAGATGAGTgttaaaatatactattttttaataaacttctTTGTTACCTGACTTGGCGAAAGAACTCCTTTCCATCCACCCGAGTTCGCCCTAAGACAATTAAAAGAAATGCATGAAAATCTCTGCAGAACGAATCGATACAACAAGAACTGAATCTCAATAGATCGTGACACAGTAAGGTCAGTTTATTAGTTACAATATTATCAGTTTATTAGTTACAATATTACGCCGCGTATTTaaataaagtgataatataattaagtggtgaaattatatatatagatatagaaaCAATGAATAGCATGCAGGAACTGACCCGTTTGTGAACCGGTGGCTGCATAGCTTGGCATTGATCCAGGAGTTGAGGAAAACATTGAAGAAGACCTGTCAATTGAAAGGGAAACCGCATGGCGCCTTGGAGATGCAGGTTTAGATGTTCTTGTTGGGGATACAGATGCTGAAACACTAGGAGGTGAACCAGGAGGAGTAAATCGAGGGGTTGTAGTTTGTGATGCTAAGAGAAtgttatgtgatgatgatgatactTGAGATTTTCTACCATCAGATTCACGATCCTCTGCAGAATAATTTCCTGAATCAGAAGTGTAGGTTCGCATTGAAGAAGATCTAGAAGGTGGCAATGAAGCATCTTCATCTGCAATCAAATCACAAGTTAATTGGTAAATATTTCCTTTCCatcaaattcaaacactagcaaagGGTTTATGTGAGCAATTATATCAATATTGTTGTTAGAGTGATCAAAGGGTTGAAAGTACCTCCAAGCTGCGATGTGGAAGTGATACTTGGCTGACTATGTAACCTAGCTGCAATTTTGGGTGATCCTCCCTGCACCAAACACCATTACATGCCAAATGTTACTTCAAGCTAccgaataaattaaaaatcactGCCAAATGTAAATGTTTTGTATAATCTTTTAACATTTTATCATACTATAAAAGATGACGCCgacattaaataattaaaaatattctcCATTATTAAAAGATTATATTCAGACATAGTCTTATCCTATTCAGAATGTACCGATGAAcattactaaaaataataataataataataataacaacgtACGGATTTTTCATCGTCCTCTTGAAGTGATTGCATAAGCGCCTTTCTGAAAACCTCCAACTGCatgcatatttttcatattaaaattaatccTAACTACAACAATTATTAATGAACCACGTAATAATTTGACTAGAAAATCCAATAATTTGCACCTTGGAGACATCTCTACTGAGCTTCCTCACTGTGTTGGAAAGCGAAGAATTCTGTTTCACTAAGCTCtcctataattttaaaataataaataatctataatttcaaccaaaacaaattaaaattggaGGAAAAAATATACTCGGGCAAATTGAACCGGGTTTATTTTAAGAAGCGGTTCANNNNNNNNNNNNNNNNNNNNNNNNNNNNNNNNNNNNNNNNNNNNNNNNNNNNNNNNNNNNNNNNNNNNNNCGAGCGCGAGCTTATCGGCGGCTTCAGAAAGTGCGGCGTGATGAGAATCTACCTGAGCCTGGAGCTCCGTGATGAGCCCGTCTTTTTCGGATAGCTCGGCGCGTAGAGCCGAAGCCTCTGATTGAAGTGCATCGATACGTGCCGAAAGCGCAATGGACGTGATTTTGCGGGCCACATCGAGCTGCTCAAAAGGATCGGACGGTAGAGCTTGCAGTAACTCCTCAGGAAGATTCAGGTTAGAACCACTCGATTCAGCCACCAACATGTTCTGTTTTTAGCCCCTCTTATGCTTTCActtgttttttctttattattgtaGATATGGTATTatatgtcaaataattattggTTTATTTTATTCTTGATTACTACGAATTGTTTCATGATTCATTATTTGGTGAGGAAGGAATCAGAAGCTCTAGTGTCATGGAAGGATTTATCTCTATCatcattatttgttttattcatATGTTGCCAAAATGTGTGGCCAAATAAGGTTTAAGAGAGGATAGGAGTGGAGcagaaacaaaaattatattaacgGTCATTGGCTCTACAACTCTCACTCAACTGGATAATTCTGGTACTAGTATCCTCTACGACTAGCTACTTTTTATCATCCTAACAAATGCgactaaacaataaaaaaaagtagaaattttatctataaatttaaaaattcagaaTAACATTATTGAATAGACAAATTACTTTGTAGTTGGTTATCTCTAGCTCCAACGGAAAACGTTGGTCGCTGATACGCTTCAAATAATTCCACATTTCCTGAAGAGTTGAAAATAAGCACAAATTATCACTAGTAGAAAAGTGGGCTTTTAATACTCGGTTACGTGCTACTAGACTTAACAAATGAGGCGGAGGTACATTTAAGTCGTTTATCCGTATAAACGAGTTAACAAAATGACGAGGTGGCAGATTTGTAAATACATGAAAAACAATTAACACGGTTAGATTGACAACCGACTTAAGAGATACTATAATAACCGAAGGCAAACGTAAAGAATATAAAACCACTTTCTTCTACAGTATTCACCTTTAACCACGTGAAAGTTTTAGGTTAACTTTATTAACTATTCTATTATAAATCTTTTCTATTCTCTAAGCAATTGCATTTAATTCAATGTCAACTCAGTTTCATGTTTAATACGTAGATTTCTTTACAATCCTAAAACTCAGTTTCATCGCCGTCGTCTTTCATCGTCATCTTCTTCTCATCGCATCGCTATCTACGGTCGTTTTCATCGCCATCATTTCAGGTATGgtttattgaataataaataattcatgatAAAATGATTAGTATATGTGCTCATAATTTCatttagataataatatcatattatttgaagtaaaaaaatatatgtcaaattcatttttttttctaacgattttttattttactttaatagtTACTTATTTGTAACAAATAATTATGTATCATAGTTATTTGAGTAAGTGTACAGGATAAATTTTTACaacttacttttaaaaaaaacttcataaaaaccaaggaaaattttattgttgtttttttaaatagaacttgttatattttgaagaaataagAAATCATCATGGGATTTGTCATAGTTATACAAAACAGATATGGTATGATATTTGTTAAACAGGACAAATCTATAAGCCTGACTACTATGTCATGTTATATATGTTGAACATCTTAACATAGTTGTTTCATGGATGGAAGTacgtaattttttatatgttgttattgattgtatttttttatatttgtctgataaaaaattataagttgttattgattgtattttttaatgttcatatgataaaaaaaattaggattcaactgatattgattgtgtgtttttttttctttacagaTATTTGCTGACTCGAGATCAAATCACCGGATCACAGTAAATAAGTTCGAAAACATCGTgtggattttattttgaaattaattgaagaaaatgacaatgctaatatatgtctattgaatattgctacattgtggttttgtaattttgttaatggatATCTAATTATTAGTCGGAAATGAGATACATTTTATTtgtactctatatttttttgtataaacatgagatattgtgatattgtatattttgattattagatgTTTATATAAGATTGTAATTGTAAGTACAAAAgtcttatttgaaatttaatacgaaatattgTATGGATTAGGAGCgtgaaaacaaaatgagaaatttatatttaaaaaaataaaaaaaaaagtaattaatttaactatatctattaagtcagttggtcaaaatatccgacttaaagtgttggggttgattgcaagtcccacatcctttagtgtgagagaataaggagaaggtcaaggctatatattgggttctggtcttttgttttcaaatgcaccagtcagcaatagcactttaagcttgtatctgacttagtttatatatttactttgtaagagtgtggttgtactggggtgtctggggtgtgagtgagagaagtctatgtgttgtaacaattttcacatagtattaattctctggttgccggtttaggcagcggccgtggttttttctNNNNNNNNNNNNNNNNNNNNNNNNNNNNNNNNNNNNAGGTTCGGAGGTTCGGtaggataatttttcttagtattttaacttatgctattcTTTTCTGATCTTCCACATCAGAAAAGAATTATCCTTGGTATTGTTAGGGGAAAGGTGATACTGTGAAAGGTGATACTGTGAAAGTGCTGCTTAGGGAGgttctggctaaggaaagacttggtatttaagcgtgtcttttgtgacccacctctctttcctgggaacTTACCTGGTGCACAGTTTACAGTCTGCGCGTAGCTGCTATGTCTTATTCAAGCGTTATGAAGTTTGACATAGAGAAGtttgatggaagaatcaactttggcttgtggaaagtacaagtcaaggatgtgcttatacaatcaggattacacaaggcgttgaaaggaaacacttcCAACATGGAAGCCGACAAGTGGGAGGAACTAGATTTGAGAGCTGCAAGTGCAATTCGTCTGTGTTTggcaaagaatgttcttgcgaATGTGCAGAATCTGTCATCAGCCAAGCAACTCTGGGAGAAGCTTGAAGGGTTATATCAGGCTAAGGGCATCTCAAATCGGTTGTTGTTGAAAGAGCAATTCCACAATCTGCGCATGGATgaaggtacgaaaatctctgatcatcttagtactttgaataatattgtctctgagttggaatctatcaaagttgagattgatgatgaagataaagcgttaaggctcattttgtcccttccaccttcctatgttcatcttaaacctgttctgatgtatgggaaggaaagtttgagttttgaagaagttgcaactaaaattatttctgaagaaaggagaatgaaaaatgatgaaagcaCTTCATCAAGCTCAATGTTGCTGACTAGAAGTGGGGCTAATGGGAAGAAGATACATGCAAAGAATTTGGTGTGCTGGGAGTGTGGAAAGCCTGGGCATGTGAAGAGAAATTGTCCAGGTGGAGCAGTATCTGAAAAAGACTCTGAGACAAGTGCTGGCAAGGCCTCCCTTGTTTTGGGAGATGATGATGATCTCATCTAGAAGATAAAGTTTGTCCTTATGGTATTTCCGCTATACcatgaaaaaggacaagttattgctagcggattcagaacaacacacgggcattggttggcattgatgcaaggtgtgtggtgatgtgtcgatggctgaagaacttcctggaagccaacatgggagttgcaccataaatttcagctaggtttcgacatgagaaaattcttggaatggtttagttccaagtggagaaaattcttgggatggtttagttccaagtgaagtgtacttttgatggtggagtatgattgtcggtaagacaatggaagcggaagctgtaactcttacaatcaaggtggagattgttggggttgattgcaagtcccacatcctttagtgtgggagaataaggagaaggccaaggctatatattgggttctggtcttttgttttcaaatgcaccagtcagcaatagcactttaagcttgtatctgacttagtttatatatttgctttgtaagagtgtggttgtactggggtgtctggggtgtgagtgagagaagtctatgtgttgtaacaattttcacatagtattaattctctggttgccggtttaggcaacggactgaatttatgatgtttaagtcggttaaggtGAATCGACTTAATATGGtgaagctctgttaagtcggttcatggaacgagttaaaaaacaacatattttttaagtcgTTTGTTGTTAACTCGGGCACGGAaccgacttaaaatgtacattttaaccgacttaaaaagacaaaattctaCTAGTGTATTGATCATATGAGGATCAATAGTATTGAGAATCCAAGATATAATATGAGCATCTTTGATTTCCCACACATCCAATGTGGTTTTCTCTGGCGATATCTTAGAAACTCCATCAAGATAACTCCATAATCATTTTcctttaacatatattttaaattgacaTTCCCAAGCAACGTAATTCTTGTCGGTAAAACAGACACAAAAgttgtctctttcttttttagAAACCATGAGTTTGCACG
Protein-coding sequences here:
- the LOC101505470 gene encoding uncharacterized protein At4g15545-like; this encodes MQSLQEDDEKSGGSPKIAARLHSQPSITSTSQLGDEDASLPPSRSSSMRTYTSDSGNYSAEDRESDGRKSQVSSSSHNILLASQTTTPRFTPPGSPPSVSASVSPTRTSKPASPRRHAVSLSIDRSSSMFSSTPGSMPSYAATGSQTGRTRVDGKEFFRQVRSRLSYEQFGAFLANVKELNSNKLTKEETLKKADEIFGPENKDLYTIFEGLITRNVH
- the LOC101505157 gene encoding receptor-like cytosolic serine/threonine-protein kinase RBK2, with the protein product MSDELRGEPQPPHSSSNNVHKSEKKQVDKKESPSVKGRRPRPGFSDSFSSIDFANLDIEEGSQTEYSPRSQESETPSSRASTSDSEGQAGLRGNLNNNNQWRGFFKLLKKGSQMPFQTFHPLKNVPKLTRRKSKRIREDLIPSLNSPALQSSFDSEFCCFKSSWKNFTLSEIQAATNDFSHDNLIGEGGYAEVYLGKLEDGNFVAIKRLTRGCQEEMTADFLSELGIIVHVDHPNIARLIGYGVEGGMFLVLQLSPHGSLSSLLYGPREKLNWSLRFKIAMGTAEGLRYLHEGCQRRIIHKDIKASNILLSEDFEPQISDFGLAKWLPDQWTHHTVSKVEGTFGYLPPEFFLHGIVDEKTDVYAYGVLLLELITGRQALDSSQKSLVMWAKPLLSSNNIKELVDPILDDAYDGEQMKLVILTASMCIDQSSIQRPVMSQVLQILRGEQECLKTLKGQKSKLHRTYSEELFDAEDYNSTKFLSDRDRHMETILGISNSNIKEENSPN